In Brachyhypopomus gauderio isolate BG-103 chromosome 11, BGAUD_0.2, whole genome shotgun sequence, a single genomic region encodes these proteins:
- the egr1 gene encoding early growth response protein 1 yields MAAAKTELLPALQISDPMSFPHSPMDSYPKLEEMIMLNSAGTPFLNASAPEGGAGFGSGEPGEQYDHLTGDTLPEIALNCEKSLAEQSFPTQRLPPISYTGRFTLEPATNCSNSLWAEPLFSLVSGLVGVNPPTTSVPSSSSSASLTTPSSSASSSVPPSSSSSSSTSSPSLSCSVHHSEPNPIYSAAPTYSSASPDIFPEPGPSFPSAVGGSLPYPPPAYPSSKACSTSFPVPMIPDYLFPQQQSEISLVPPDQKPFQTSAGQQPSLTPLSTIKAFATQTGSQDLKSVYQSQLIKPSRVRKYPNRPSKTPPHERPYACPVETCDRRFSRSDELTRHIRIHTGQKPFQCRICMRNFSRSDHLTTHIRTHTGEKPFACEICGRKFARSDERKRHTKIHLRQKDKKAEKNAAAAAAAAVVQGAIAPVSISVPSPVSSYPSPIASYPSPVSSFPSPVASCYSSPVHTSYPSPAASGTFQTPVATSFPTSVGSSIYNSPVTTPLADMQAALSPRTSVDIC; encoded by the exons ATGGCTGCAGCCAAGACGGAGCTCCTGCCTGCACTGCAGATCTCAGACCCCATGAGCttcccacactcccccatggATAGCTACCCTAAGCTGGAGGAGATGATCATGCTCAACTCTGCAGGAACCCCCTTCCTGAACGCCTCCGCACCCGAAGGAGGCGCAGGCTTTGGCTCCGGGGAACCCGGGGAGCAGTACGACCACCTGACTGGAG ACACTCTTCCAGAGATTGCCCTGAACTGTGAGAAGTCCCTGGCTGAGCAAAGCTTCCCCACCCAACGTCTGCCCCCCATCTCATATACGGGGCGCTTCACCCTCGAACCTGCCACCAACTGCAGCAACAGCCtgtgggcggagcctctcttcAGCCTGGTCAGCGGCTTGGTGGGCGTCAACCCACCCACCACCTCGGTcccctcctcttcttcttcagCCTCCCTGACCACTCCCTCCTCTTCAGCCTCATCTTCTGTCCcaccttcatcctcctcttcctcgtccaCGTCCAGTCCCAGCCTCAGCTGCTCAGTGCACCACAGTGAGCCCAACCCAATCTATTCGGCTGCGCCCACCTATTCCAGCGCCAGTCCCGACATCTTCCCCGAGCCCGGTCCCAGCTTTCCCTCGGCGGTTGGCGGCTCCCTGCCGTACCCACCCCCTGCCTACCCCAGCAGTAAAGCCTGCAGCACCAGCTTCCCGGTACCCATGATTCCCGACTACCTGTTCCCTCAGCAGCAGAGCGAGATCAGCTTGGTGCCACCCGACCAGAAGCCCTTCCAGACTTCGGCGGGCCAGCAGCCGTCGCTCACGCCGCTGTCCACCATCAAGGCGTTCGCCACGCAGACGGGCTCGCAGGACCTCAAGAGCGTGTACCAGTCGCAGCTAATAAAGCCCAGCCGCGTCCGCAAGTACCCCAACCGGCCCAGCAAGACGCCACCGCACGAGCGTCCGTACGCCTGCCCCGTGGAGACCTGCGACCGCCGCTTCTCGCGCTCCGACGAGCTGACCCGTCACATCCGCATCCACACGGGCCAGAAGCCCTTCCAGTGCCGGATCTGCATGCGTAACTTCAGCCGGAGCGACCACCTGACCACGCACATCCGCAcgcacaccggcgagaagcccTTCGCCTGTGAGATCTGCGGCCGCAAGTTCGCCCGCAGCGACGAGCGCAAGCGCCATACCAAGATCCACCTGCGGCAGAAGGACAAGAAGGCGGAGAAGAACGCGGCAGCAGCGGCCGCAGCGGCCGTCGTCCAGGGCGCCATCGCCCCCGTCTCCATCTCCGTGCCCTCGCCGGTGTCCAGCTACCCCTCCCCCATCGCCTCCTACCCCTCGCCGGTCTCCTCCTTCCCCTCGCCGGTGGCCTCCTGCTACTCCTCGCCCGTGCACACCTCGTACCCGTCACCCGCAGCTTCGGGCACGTTCCAGACCCCCGTGGCCACCTCCTTCCCCACCTCGGTGGGCAGCAGCATCTACAACTCCCCCGTCACCACCCCGCTGGCCGACATGCAGGCCGCCCTCTCTCCACGGACATCCGTCGACATCTGCTGA